From one Microbulbifer sp. A4B17 genomic stretch:
- a CDS encoding methyltransferase, with protein sequence MPKSMQRNRILNWIFQRASNTIYSICNIPNILVPPPFRVMQIGSLFWQSRCLYAAARLNVADYIESGVVPIEKLANDCGADKEYLYRLMRMLCAMGIFKEVKARHFSHNRNSEVLRSDASNSVKSMVLMHNSPEFSMPWFNEFEKHIKEGSVPFEGIYAQEMFDYMNDNPSVSSLFSDAMDTVDNLTGLQYLQDFDWRIFDRIIDLGGAKGSKSASILSLYTHISAVVVDRGNVEVSAREYWKNMLSDSVEERLDFFSADIIKDMLPVSISDKDVYLCTAVFHLLSDCKAKILLENIYSSMQEYHATLIIVDAVLPEKGTDLNLAAMDMQMLMGTRGRERTAREWGQLFSESPFYLFETVCVRTFAKLMVLRKKNQSTSS encoded by the coding sequence ATGCCCAAATCAATGCAAAGAAATAGAATTCTAAATTGGATATTTCAACGTGCTTCCAATACGATTTATAGCATTTGTAATATTCCTAATATTCTAGTGCCTCCGCCATTTCGAGTAATGCAAATTGGGTCGCTATTTTGGCAATCTCGATGTCTATATGCCGCAGCGCGATTAAATGTAGCTGATTATATTGAGAGTGGAGTCGTTCCTATAGAAAAACTGGCGAATGATTGTGGCGCGGATAAAGAGTATCTATATCGATTGATGAGGATGCTTTGCGCAATGGGTATTTTTAAGGAGGTAAAAGCCAGGCATTTTTCACACAATCGAAATTCTGAGGTGTTGCGCAGTGATGCCAGCAACAGTGTAAAAAGCATGGTGCTTATGCATAACTCCCCAGAATTTAGCATGCCCTGGTTTAACGAATTTGAAAAACATATTAAAGAGGGAAGCGTGCCTTTTGAAGGTATTTATGCTCAAGAGATGTTTGATTATATGAATGATAATCCATCCGTTAGTTCCCTTTTTTCGGATGCTATGGACACGGTCGATAATCTCACCGGGTTACAATATCTTCAAGATTTTGATTGGAGAATTTTCGATAGGATTATTGACCTGGGTGGGGCGAAAGGTAGCAAAAGTGCAAGTATTCTTTCTTTATACACGCACATAAGTGCGGTAGTGGTCGATAGGGGTAATGTGGAGGTGTCTGCGAGGGAGTACTGGAAAAATATGCTGAGTGATTCAGTAGAAGAGCGACTGGACTTCTTTTCGGCAGATATCATTAAAGATATGCTCCCGGTATCTATTAGTGACAAAGATGTTTACTTGTGTACAGCTGTTTTTCACTTGCTGAGTGATTGTAAGGCAAAGATACTCCTTGAAAATATCTATTCTTCGATGCAGGAATACCACGCTACCCTGATTATTGTTGACGCTGTATTACCCGAGAAAGGCACGGATCTCAATTTGGCCGCCATGGACATGCAGATGTTGATGGGGACTCGAGGTAGGGAGCGAACCGCCAGGGAGTGGGGGCAGCTATTTAGCGAGAGCCCCTTCTACTTGTTTGAGACGGTATGTGTACGCACTTTTGCAAAACTGATGGTATTAAGGAAGAAAAACCAGTCAACTAGCTCGTAA
- the csrA gene encoding carbon storage regulator CsrA, which yields MLILKRRTGENLRIGTDISLKVLEVKGNQVKIGIHAPKSLAVHREEIYRRIQREQKLSNRKR from the coding sequence ATGTTGATCTTGAAGCGTCGGACTGGTGAAAACCTAAGAATTGGAACAGACATCTCGCTCAAAGTACTGGAGGTTAAGGGTAACCAAGTAAAGATCGGGATCCATGCCCCCAAATCCCTAGCAGTTCACCGCGAAGAAATTTATAGACGTATTCAAAGGGAGCAGAAACTCAGTAACAGAAAACGCTGA
- a CDS encoding delta-class carbonic anhydrase — MRIKIVLVFAAAITVAFKVFAEGGHVAVSDDVIAHQRENLEKNTSGRGFGPQSPRDIDSVAGNNSFFGGSAPNYTSMNLCNIHFHKNAEHKGGEFTIYAGNGDGSGYQSGYKYSGNLSRSELVPLDQEVCGSPHGGLQSGDTIEVHYVHSSARIKPGPTLGACLHEDIKNPQLRVETQVYVLVNDSNALDFTKLTAHDERGGFQQALGIPNNTGTPIQYSGSTTGPGYNEKGSPFLVTWSVRPKVAKVNVASVGEWCKGNVFNEDHAHGVRNLIQNLKLLSKIEN; from the coding sequence ATGAGAATAAAAATAGTTCTTGTTTTTGCTGCGGCGATAACAGTAGCTTTCAAGGTTTTTGCGGAAGGCGGTCATGTCGCAGTTTCAGATGATGTCATTGCACATCAGCGTGAAAATTTAGAGAAAAATACCTCAGGGAGAGGTTTTGGGCCACAATCTCCAAGAGATATTGACTCGGTTGCCGGTAACAATAGTTTTTTTGGGGGAAGCGCGCCAAATTACACGTCCATGAACCTGTGCAACATTCACTTCCACAAGAATGCTGAGCACAAGGGTGGTGAATTTACAATCTATGCAGGGAATGGTGATGGGAGCGGTTATCAGTCAGGTTATAAATATTCTGGTAATCTGTCCAGGTCTGAGTTAGTTCCACTGGATCAGGAGGTGTGCGGGAGCCCACATGGCGGCCTTCAGTCAGGAGACACCATTGAGGTTCATTATGTTCACTCATCTGCCAGAATCAAACCCGGCCCTACCTTGGGTGCCTGTCTTCACGAGGATATCAAAAATCCACAATTACGTGTAGAAACGCAAGTTTATGTTTTGGTGAATGATTCCAATGCTTTGGATTTCACAAAGTTAACTGCACACGATGAAAGGGGTGGTTTTCAACAAGCCTTGGGAATTCCTAACAATACTGGAACGCCAATTCAGTATTCAGGTTCCACTACCGGTCCTGGTTACAATGAGAAAGGCTCACCTTTTTTAGTCACCTGGAGCGTCCGCCCTAAAGTTGCCAAAGTCAATGTTGCCTCTGTAGGAGAGTGGTGTAAAGGCAATGTCTTTAACGAAGATCATGCTCATGGTGTAAGGAACTTGATTCAAAACTTAAAGCTTCTTTCTAAGATTGAGAACTGA
- a CDS encoding SMP-30/gluconolactonase/LRE family protein, with protein MQDTHSILVETDAHEGLVYVPSQNRLYFSSVPNLDSKTPQIAIRYYDFATGEVVTWKTRSNMANSMWLSNDSEHLLVAEQGIGGNPGAISRIHLSDGQREVLVDNYKGKPFNSPNKVVQSPSGWIYFSDPNYGHNQGFKPEPKLPPAFYAFNISTEKLTRLANEYIMPHGLAISPMGTNIYFGDTAAIDGKSSYDPSKTKDIYVSALLSPDHLGDKHWVLSTPVGIPDGFIVVGPRNDLWVAAGDGLRHYRKDGSLVFLYPVPGGVYSVATDGEAFYSSSNSAIWKTVPGGEG; from the coding sequence GTGCAGGATACCCATTCGATCTTAGTGGAAACAGATGCGCATGAAGGTCTTGTTTACGTGCCTTCTCAAAATCGACTGTACTTCTCAAGCGTTCCGAATCTGGATTCTAAGACTCCTCAGATTGCCATTCGTTACTACGATTTTGCTACTGGTGAGGTTGTAACCTGGAAGACAAGAAGCAATATGGCGAATAGTATGTGGCTAAGTAATGATAGTGAGCATTTGTTGGTGGCAGAGCAGGGAATAGGAGGAAACCCTGGCGCTATCAGCCGTATACATCTTTCCGATGGACAACGTGAAGTACTGGTAGATAACTATAAAGGAAAACCCTTTAATTCACCGAATAAAGTTGTACAGTCACCCTCTGGCTGGATTTACTTTTCTGATCCGAATTACGGGCATAACCAGGGCTTCAAGCCTGAGCCAAAGTTGCCGCCAGCGTTCTATGCATTCAATATTTCAACAGAAAAACTAACCCGCTTGGCAAACGAATACATAATGCCCCATGGTTTGGCTATCTCACCAATGGGTACCAATATTTATTTTGGTGATACAGCGGCTATAGATGGAAAGAGCTCCTACGACCCGAGCAAAACAAAAGACATTTATGTTAGTGCTTTGCTATCCCCGGACCATTTGGGAGACAAGCATTGGGTGTTGTCAACTCCAGTGGGGATTCCTGATGGTTTTATTGTTGTTGGCCCGAGAAATGATCTTTGGGTTGCAGCAGGGGATGGGTTGCGCCACTATCGCAAAGATGGTTCTCTGGTATTCCTTTACCCTGTTCCCGGTGGGGTGTATAGCGTAGCAACTGATGGAGAAGCTTTTTACTCATCGAGTAATTCCGCTATATGGAAAACCGTACCGGGTGGGGAAGGATGA
- a CDS encoding TetR/AcrR family transcriptional regulator codes for MQESDVANRLIDAARECFLNDEYHRVTTRQIAAKAGVAVSMIRYYFGSKDGLYEDMIRQTLLPLIDAVEQLSLDGDWDFGDFFDLYYSTMQKNPKFPALILKVMALNQGPGKNVIRQLLERGRQRGSRRLAEIKGEEALPDNPKYDLLRISFVSLAMLPMLAKPVLEEQMGHVMDPDFLKQLAEFNGRILRSGLQSL; via the coding sequence ATGCAGGAGTCGGATGTTGCCAATCGGCTGATTGATGCTGCGCGAGAGTGCTTTTTGAACGATGAATATCATCGGGTTACAACTCGCCAGATTGCTGCAAAAGCTGGAGTGGCTGTGTCAATGATTCGATATTACTTTGGTAGTAAGGATGGACTCTATGAAGATATGATTCGCCAAACCCTCCTGCCACTGATTGATGCGGTAGAGCAACTCAGCCTTGATGGCGACTGGGATTTTGGGGATTTCTTTGATCTCTATTATTCCACGATGCAAAAGAATCCCAAGTTTCCGGCTTTGATCTTGAAAGTAATGGCTCTTAATCAGGGTCCTGGGAAAAATGTGATTCGTCAGCTCTTAGAGCGAGGGCGCCAGCGGGGATCTCGCCGGCTGGCAGAAATTAAAGGTGAAGAAGCTCTGCCTGACAACCCGAAGTATGATCTGCTCAGGATTTCATTTGTCAGTTTAGCGATGTTGCCGATGCTAGCCAAACCTGTCCTAGAAGAGCAAATGGGGCATGTAATGGACCCCGATTTCTTAAAGCAGCTTGCTGAGTTTAATGGCCGAATACTAAGGTCAGGATTGCAGAGCTTGTAG
- a CDS encoding HAD family phosphatase — MKVDVLLFDLGGVLIELKGRPLPTGKAPVTDVIISGPVRQFERGEITTEEFANALKSQLEIEESIETIIDHFTNWPAGFYPGAIELLSSLEKKYRVAALTNTNELHWPRITHEFNAHKYLGRIFASHLIGMAKPDEEFFKHALEQLEVEASSVVYMDDIPRNVDVANKVGMNAFHTKGFESVLEVLERINVQK, encoded by the coding sequence TTGAAAGTTGATGTATTACTGTTTGATCTCGGCGGCGTACTAATAGAGCTAAAAGGTCGCCCATTGCCAACCGGCAAAGCGCCTGTGACAGATGTCATTATTTCCGGTCCTGTAAGGCAGTTTGAGAGAGGAGAAATCACCACAGAAGAATTTGCAAACGCTTTAAAGTCTCAATTGGAAATAGAGGAATCGATAGAGACTATTATCGATCACTTCACAAACTGGCCAGCAGGATTCTATCCAGGAGCAATTGAATTACTCAGTTCTCTAGAGAAAAAGTACAGAGTGGCCGCATTGACAAATACCAATGAACTTCACTGGCCGCGCATCACCCATGAATTTAATGCACATAAATATTTGGGCCGAATATTCGCTTCCCACCTTATAGGCATGGCAAAGCCCGATGAAGAGTTTTTCAAACACGCGCTTGAACAGCTGGAAGTTGAAGCCAGTAGTGTTGTCTACATGGATGATATTCCTAGAAACGTAGATGTGGCGAATAAGGTGGGTATGAATGCGTTTCATACCAAGGGCTTTGAGTCGGTATTGGAAGTGTTAGAGCGTATTAATGTTCAAAAATAG
- a CDS encoding IS110 family transposase, giving the protein MEPQEINVGIDTSSKQLDIYVRPTGQFSSVTNNKNGIKDAIKQLQPLKPQRVLIESTGRLELEFVCAAEKAGLPIVVCNPSQIRNFAKSAGRLAKTDKLDAMDIAHFGEAMKPRLSVLKPEKLREISDLLAVRSQCLEMSTMQKNRLQRMPKSVHKPIQTILNTIKKELQGIDKQLDKLVNSVSEWRQRRDLLLSAKGVGNVLAYTLMSELPELGKLNRKEIAALIGIAPMNRDSDSFQGKRYIRGGRHRVRTVLFVSIMSTIQHHPKLKPMYKRLVDAGKPKKVALIACMRKQITILNTMVKNNTYWDESMA; this is encoded by the coding sequence ATGGAACCTCAAGAGATCAATGTCGGTATCGATACTAGTAGTAAACAACTAGATATTTATGTGAGACCTACTGGCCAATTCTCTAGTGTTACCAATAATAAAAATGGTATTAAGGATGCCATTAAACAGCTACAACCTCTTAAACCTCAAAGAGTGCTAATAGAGTCTACAGGAAGACTTGAATTAGAGTTTGTTTGCGCCGCAGAAAAAGCAGGGCTACCTATTGTTGTTTGCAACCCTTCGCAGATAAGAAACTTCGCTAAATCCGCAGGACGCCTCGCTAAAACTGACAAGCTAGATGCAATGGATATTGCACATTTTGGTGAGGCCATGAAGCCAAGACTGTCGGTGCTAAAACCAGAAAAGCTTAGGGAGATCAGTGACTTACTGGCTGTAAGAAGTCAGTGCTTAGAGATGAGTACAATGCAAAAGAATCGGCTTCAGAGGATGCCTAAATCAGTGCACAAACCTATCCAGACCATTCTAAACACCATCAAGAAAGAGCTACAAGGTATCGACAAACAACTGGATAAACTGGTTAACAGTGTGTCTGAGTGGCGGCAAAGGCGCGACCTGTTGTTGAGCGCTAAAGGAGTCGGAAATGTATTGGCCTATACGTTGATGAGCGAACTTCCAGAACTAGGAAAATTGAACCGTAAAGAAATCGCTGCACTTATCGGTATCGCTCCGATGAACCGTGATAGTGACAGCTTCCAGGGCAAACGATATATTCGAGGTGGAAGGCATCGTGTACGCACAGTTCTGTTTGTCTCCATCATGTCGACCATACAACATCATCCTAAATTAAAGCCGATGTATAAGCGACTAGTCGACGCTGGTAAACCTAAAAAGGTCGCTCTGATTGCATGTATGAGAAAGCAGATTACGATCCTGAATACGATGGTAAAGAATAACACCTACTGGGATGAAAGTATGGCTTAA
- a CDS encoding amidase family protein yields MTTSLHDLVEMVLTRKISAVSLIEEACDNAVAHSELNAFIRLDRHGALKKAKTIDKQLASDGHRKPLAGIPIAVKDNINVKGMRTTAGTPGINFLPENSAPVVERLEKCGAIVIGKTNLHELAFGVTSNNAAFGAVRNPWDISCFPGGSSGGTAVAVAAGIVAAGLGTDTAGSIRLPAALTGVVGFRPSTGSLSSKGIVPSVPAFDTVGSMTTNVEDTAYLFEVMTGTSLPKYKPINQLRLGLAHPLFDNLSPGVNRSFTAQLKALCDMGVNLVEFDLSPVVTAALEVGFPIGFHQMETAMTHFLSKYQPQTQLEEVVAMIKSDDVKAVYQESVLGPEAPSASTYQTALRRLPVVRETYSEIIKQHQLDAIVFPTAPIEAQPIETSSNQLELNGKTLPTLDTLIYNNVAAPVTGAPGISIPIGAGANGLPVGLELDGTPGADLALLSIAREIERIIAPKK; encoded by the coding sequence ATGACCACATCCCTTCATGACCTTGTCGAGATGGTACTCACGAGAAAGATCTCTGCGGTATCACTGATTGAAGAAGCTTGTGACAATGCCGTCGCTCATTCAGAGCTTAATGCATTTATCCGTCTTGATCGGCATGGTGCACTTAAGAAAGCAAAAACCATTGATAAGCAGTTGGCATCGGATGGTCACCGGAAACCTCTCGCAGGTATCCCAATCGCAGTTAAAGACAATATCAATGTAAAAGGTATGCGAACTACTGCCGGGACCCCTGGCATAAACTTTTTGCCCGAAAACTCAGCACCAGTCGTTGAGCGACTAGAGAAGTGTGGCGCCATAGTGATCGGGAAGACCAATCTACATGAACTCGCCTTCGGCGTAACTTCTAACAATGCCGCATTCGGTGCAGTAAGGAATCCCTGGGACATCTCTTGCTTCCCCGGCGGTTCATCGGGTGGCACCGCCGTAGCGGTAGCTGCTGGAATCGTGGCTGCAGGCCTTGGCACCGATACTGCAGGCTCCATCAGGTTACCAGCAGCCCTAACTGGCGTTGTAGGCTTTAGGCCTTCAACTGGAAGCCTCAGTAGTAAGGGGATAGTACCCTCTGTGCCGGCCTTTGACACCGTTGGCTCGATGACAACTAATGTCGAAGATACTGCATACTTGTTTGAGGTGATGACCGGTACCTCCCTACCTAAATACAAACCAATCAATCAGTTGCGCCTGGGGCTTGCCCATCCATTGTTTGACAATCTCTCCCCAGGGGTCAACAGGTCTTTCACTGCTCAACTAAAAGCCCTCTGTGATATGGGGGTAAACTTGGTAGAATTCGATCTATCACCAGTAGTCACCGCCGCTCTCGAGGTCGGATTCCCCATTGGTTTTCATCAAATGGAAACCGCCATGACCCACTTTTTATCGAAATACCAACCACAAACACAATTGGAAGAGGTGGTAGCAATGATTAAAAGTGATGATGTAAAAGCGGTCTATCAAGAATCGGTACTTGGCCCCGAGGCGCCCTCAGCTTCCACCTATCAAACGGCCTTGAGGAGATTGCCTGTCGTGCGAGAAACCTACTCGGAGATCATCAAACAACATCAGCTGGACGCTATCGTTTTTCCAACAGCACCTATAGAAGCACAACCTATAGAAACATCCTCAAATCAACTTGAGCTAAATGGCAAGACACTTCCCACCCTGGACACACTGATATATAACAATGTCGCAGCACCAGTCACTGGCGCCCCGGGTATCAGTATTCCCATAGGGGCTGGCGCCAATGGCTTACCTGTGGGTCTGGAGCTGGATGGGACGCCCGGTGCAGACTTGGCACTACTCTCTATAGCGAGAGAGATCGAAAGGATAATAGCCCCCAAAAAGTAG
- a CDS encoding transporter substrate-binding domain-containing protein, which yields MYLVPRLIGFMVVFSLIYAGYAWADLEDRELIAGVTYDIPGLAYRDPSSGAIEGFEPDLVRAIGERLFGGPGYIKLIRVLDEDRVQALQDGRVDMVVSQFTITPEREEEVDFTIPYYVTGEGLLVHEDSDIESFSDLEGKRIAVTKGSLSLKRMRAVLPSLKGAKLIVAPTSSATLEAVQSGNADAASNDIINLILLRKASAYPTLYRLVNISGDFPPKPFGIGVKKGNKELLERLNTVLESLKASGEISRILDKAVSSVGPTRDPSDNLSESP from the coding sequence ATGTATCTAGTGCCTCGTTTAATAGGCTTTATGGTGGTCTTTTCGCTCATTTATGCTGGGTACGCTTGGGCCGACCTGGAAGACAGGGAGCTCATTGCCGGGGTAACTTATGATATTCCCGGCTTGGCCTATAGAGATCCATCATCTGGCGCTATCGAAGGCTTTGAACCTGATCTGGTCAGGGCAATTGGAGAAAGATTATTTGGTGGCCCTGGTTATATCAAGCTTATCCGGGTTCTGGATGAGGATCGTGTACAGGCCCTTCAGGATGGAAGGGTGGATATGGTGGTATCCCAGTTTACTATCACGCCGGAACGGGAAGAAGAAGTAGATTTTACAATTCCTTATTACGTCACCGGAGAGGGGTTGCTGGTTCATGAAGATAGTGACATCGAGAGTTTTAGTGACCTGGAGGGTAAGCGAATTGCAGTAACTAAAGGGTCGCTTTCCCTTAAGCGAATGCGTGCTGTATTGCCTTCACTGAAAGGAGCAAAATTAATAGTCGCTCCCACAAGCTCGGCGACTTTGGAGGCCGTTCAAAGTGGAAATGCTGATGCAGCCTCCAATGATATTATTAATCTGATACTTTTGCGGAAGGCTTCGGCTTACCCAACGCTATATCGATTGGTAAATATTAGTGGAGATTTCCCGCCGAAACCCTTTGGTATCGGTGTCAAGAAGGGCAATAAAGAGTTGCTCGAGCGCCTAAATACAGTGCTGGAAAGCCTTAAGGCGAGTGGAGAAATTAGCAGGATATTGGACAAAGCCGTTTCCAGCGTGGGGCCAACAAGAGACCCCAGCGATAACCTTAGTGAGTCACCGTGA